From a single Drosophila sulfurigaster albostrigata strain 15112-1811.04 chromosome 3, ASM2355843v2, whole genome shotgun sequence genomic region:
- the LOC133846395 gene encoding transmembrane protein 184B isoform X2 produces MSTTPASLIEAAITVSSVAAAVVSGNGTAATTTTVKPNTNYVVQMKTPAVAQEPLDPLLHVGDGIFLQTKTAQVLAGVFVWAALFVTCQQIYQHLRWYTNPQEQRWIVRILFIVPIYATYSWISLLFFNSDNVYIYFFTVRDCYEAFVIYNFLSLCYEYLGGEGNIMSEIRGKPIKTSCLYGTCCLKGKTYTIGFLRFCKQATLQFCLVKPLVAFIIIFLQAFGHYHDGDWSADGGYIYITIIYNISVSLALYGLYLFYFATRDLLTPFEPVLKFCTIKSVIFLSFWQGVGLAILEKAQVISPIVDSAGTVTSAGTVSAGYQNFFICIEMLFAAIALRYAFPYQVYARSCIGDGHGRSVTMQSISSSLKETMNPKDIMTDAIHNFHPQYQQYTQYSSEVTSAQRYEKL; encoded by the exons ATGAGCACAACGCCGGCCAGTCTCATTGAGGCGGCAATAACTGTGAGcagcgtcgctgctgctgttgtgagtGGCAACGgaacagctgcaacaacaacaaccgtgAAACCGAATACGAATTACGTGGTACAAATGAAAACTCCAGCTGTTGCACAGGAGCCATTGGATCCACTCCTCCATGTGGGCGATGGCATATTCCTGCAAACGAAGACCGCACAGGTGCTAGCCGGCGTATTTGTCTGGGCAGCGCTGTTTGTCACATGTCAACAG ATCTATCAGCATTTGCGCTGGTATACCAATCCACAGGAGCAACGTTGGATAGTTCGCATATTGTTCATTGTGCCCATCTATGCCACCTATTCGTGGATTAGTTTGCTGTTCTTCAACTCGGACAATGTTTACATCTACTTCTTTACGGTGCGCGATTGCTATGAAG CCTTTGTCATTTACAACTTTCTGTCGCTGTGCTACGAATACTTGGGCGGCGAGGGCAACATTATGTCGGAGATACGTGGCAAGCCCATAAAGACATCGTGCTTGTATGGCACTTGCTGTCTCAAGGGCAAGACCTACACTATTGGCTTTCTGCGCTTCTGCAAGCAGGCAACGTTACAGTTCTGTTTGGTTAAGCCGCTGGTCgccttcatcatcatctttcTGCAGGCATTCGGACACTATCACGATGGCGACTGGAG CGCCGATGGCGGTTATATTTACATAACCATCATTTATAACATTTCCGTCTCGCTGGCTCTGTACGGTCTCTATCTGTTTTACTTTGCCACACGCGATCTGCTGACACCCTTTGAGCCCGTACTGAAATTCTGCACCATCAAATCGGTCATCTTCTTGTCCTTCTGGCAGGGCGTCGGCTTGGCCATTCTCGAGAAGGCTCAGGTCATATCGCCCATCGTTGACAGTGCTGGCACTGTCACATCGGCTGGTACCGTTTCCGCTGGCTATCAGAACTTTTTCATATGCATTGAAATGCTTTTCGCTGCCATTGCGTTGCGTTATGCTTTCCCCTATCAG GTTTATGCGCGCAGCTGCATTGGTGATGGCCATGGACGCTCTGTGACTATGCAATCGATTTCCAGCAGTCTTAAG GAAACCATGAATCCCAAGGATATTATGACAGATGCTATACACAATTTCCATCCACAGTACCAACAGTACACACAATACAGTTCAG AAGTAACCTCAGCTCAGCGTTACGAAAAActgtaa
- the LOC133846398 gene encoding peroxisome biogenesis factor 10, with translation MDFRNARARQPEIVRSVQKDARYTNELAEDLSDILRITGPRNWIKYNQLCQLLAQLSYHGFASVNNLQTLGEEYTGIIQVDGNYKQIPSRLLQLMAIILEFGGDALFLRLLQKLELYIAEHQEIVPDAKKKLQHLIQRMRQSPSYIKALHKSLFYLDASKYQLSKRTTGINYVLIRHWLQPEFSLYGYKILGIITFLQVTVSLAIGGWEAWKEHKRQQLEAIKQAGKRFLQRESSVKSSAGDAPQCILCMEPRQNNSLTPCGHLFCWSCILEWLEERDECPLCRESLKKSQVIQLQNYA, from the exons ATGGACTTTCGTAACGCCCGCGCCCGTCAACCGGAAATCGTGCGCTCCGTTCAAAAGGATGCACGTTACACCAACGAATTGGCCGAGGACTTGTCAGATATATTGCGAATAACCGGGCCACGCAACTGGATCAAGTATAATCAGTTATGCCAGCTGTTAGCTCAGTTAAGTTACCATGGCTTCGCCTCTGTCAATAACCTACAAACGTTGGGTGAGGAATACACAGGCATCATACAAGTGGATGGCAACTACAAGCAAATTCCCAGTCGACTG CTTCAACTGATGGCCATTATACTAGAATTTGGTGGAGATGCGTTGTTCTTACGTCTGCTGCAAAAACTGGAACTCTACATAGCTGAGCACCAAGAGATTGTGCCGGATGCCAAGAAGAAGCTGCAACACCTCATTCAGCGCATGCGACAATCGCCCAGTTACATAAAGGCGTTGCACAAATCTCTATTCTATCTGGACGCCAGCAAATATCAGCTGTCCAAGCGCACCACAGGCATCAACTATGTGCTAATCCGGCACTGGTTGCAGCCTGAGTTTTCGCTGTATGGCTACAAAATATTGGGCATCATTACATTCCTGCAAGTGACCGTATCGCTGGCCATTGGTGGCTGGGAGGCGTGGAAAGAGCACAAGCGCCAGCAACTGGAGGCCATCAAGCAGGCCGGAAAACGTTTTCTACAGCGCGAGTCGAGTGTCAAGTCTTCAGCTGGAGATGCTCCTCAGTGTATTCTTTGCATGGAGCCGCGACAAAATAACAGTCTAACGCCGTGTGGTCATCTCTTCTGCTGGAGTTGCATACTCGAATGGCTGGAGGAACGTGACGAGTGTCCGTTGTGCCGTGAATCGCTGAAAAAGTCGCAGGTCATTCAACTGCAGAATTATGCCTAG